A region of the Elusimicrobiota bacterium genome:
GTGGGGGGTGTAACGGTACAATGAAACGTAAAAAGGTTAAGTTCGGGATTATCGGGTTAGGCTTAATGGGCCGCGAGTTCGCGTCCTCCGTAGCGCGGTGGTGCCATTTACAGGATACCGGGCCAATACCCGTAGTTACAGGTGTATGTGACCGTAACCCTCAGGCAGTTGAGTGGTTCCAGCATAATGTTCCAACAGTTGAGGTTGTGACTGACAAATATATAGATCTTTTGGATACACACAAAGTTGATGCGATTTATTGTGCGGTACCGCATAATCTTCACGAAAAAATTTATATTGATGTTATTAATGCAAAGAAACACTTACTTGGTGAGAAACCGTTTGGTATAGATAAAAAAGCTAACTTCAACATTATAAACGCGGTCAACGCGAATCCCGGGGTGGTTGTGCGGTGTAGTTCAGAATTCCCGTATTTTCCCGGAGCAAAACGGTTATACGAATGGGCCCGCGAGAAACAGTATGGGCAGTTGATTGAAGTACGGTCCGGGTTCCATCATTCCAGTGATATGGATATCAAAAAACCAATCAACTGGAAACGTATGGTAGAAATTAATGGTGAGTACGGCTGTCTTGGCGATCTTGGGTTGCATACTCAGCATATACCGTTCCGGTTGGGGTGGATACCCAAGACCGTATCTGCAGACCTACAGAAAGTTGTTAATGAACGCCCTGATGTAAAAGGTAAAATGGTTCCCTGTAAAACCTGGGATAATGCGGTTGTTACCTGCAAATGTGTTGATGAAGATAATAATAAAACGTTTAGTTTGGTACTAGAAACAAAACGTATGGCACCCGGGGCAACAAATACGTGGTTTATCGAAGTGTATGGTACTCAGGGTTCCGCTAAGTTTTCAACACACGATCCCCGTGCGTTTGATTTTCTTGAGACCAAAGGGAAAGAGCAGGGATGGACCCGTATCGACCTTGGTTCACAGTCGTATATACCGTCAATCACCGGCGGGATTTTTGAGTTTGGCTTCTCTGACGCGTTCCAGCAGATGATCGCTGCGTTTATCCAGGAGTTTTGTGACGGCGGATCTACGCATCCGTTTAAGAATGTTTTACCCGAAGAAACTGTGTTAAGCCATATGGTATTAACTGCTGCAGTGGAATCCCATACCCGTGGTATGCGTGTGGAATTGTAATAGACACGATATTACCGTGGGTAAAAACATACGTAAGAATGTAAATACAGTCCTTGTTCTTGATATAGGCACCAGCGCGTATAAATGCGGGATTGTAAAAGTTGATGGAAATAAACTTATCTATTCTGCGACAGAACAGTTTAAGATTTCTTGTCCCAAAGAAGAACGGTGTGAAGTTGATTTTACCAGGTGTTGGGCATACGCCGCGCGTGTATTAAAAAAAGTTGTTAAAGAAGCTAACCGTATTGAAGCGAAAGTTGAGGCGGTATTGCTAACCAGCCAGGCACAAACGTTTGCGCCAGTAGATAAAAAGTTTAATCCGTTATCCGGCGGTATAGTATGGCTTGACTCCCGTGCGGAGGATGAGAGTGTTATACTCAATGAAAAACTTCCTGACTTTTGTCTAAGTGCCGGGTTTGACTCCCCAAAACCTGTGTTATACATTTCAAAACTTATGTGGCTGAAACGTAACTACCCGCAATTATTTAAAAAAACAATGTTTTTTCCGCATATCAACGAATACATTGGGTATCAATTAACCAGGAAGTTTTATACGGACTACACAAATTTTGGGATGTCCGGGATAATGGATATCCGCACAAAAAAGTTTAACCGTAAAGTTTTAAAAATACTTGGGCTAAAACAACCGCAGGTGCCGTTATTATATCCCGCATGCGGGAAAGGGTTTCCTGTAAAACAAAGTGTTGCTCAAAAATTGGGGTTAAAATCTATTCCGTTAGTTTATTACTGCGGTAATGACCAGTCATCTTCCGCTTCCGGAGCGGGTGTTACGCATGTGGGTGATGTAAGCATAAACTTCGGTACCGCAATGGTGGTTTACACTCTTACCCCTCAACCGTTAAACGAGGTTGGGGAAACCCAGATTATAGGGGTTAGCCCTATCGATGACAAGTATTTTGTTATATCCCTGGAATCACAGTTTGGAAGCGTAATTGATAAATTCAAGAATACGTATTTCCCGGAATTATCGTATAACGATGTGTACCGGATGTTTTATGGTAAACATCCGGGATTGCCGCATAGCGATAGCAGCGGGGATATAATAAAAATTGTGGGTGATACCGTTGTATTCGATGGTATGAGAACAAATCCTTATATTGCCGGAGAACTGTTGATACACCATTTTATTAACCGCGTAAAGTGTCATCTCCGTGAAATTAGCCACTGTGTGAATATAAGTAAGCTATATGTTTCCGGAGGTGCAACTAGGTCGGAAGTATGGATAAACATCTTACGTGAAACATTACCGTATGATATTGTAGTAGCAGCGGGTCAGAGGGATTCTGCACTGATAGGCGCTGCAAAGATTTATTCAAATACATTAGTGGTATAATGTCAAATATATAACGGGATTTCAGATAGTTTAAGGAGATAGTATGAAACAAACAAGTTTTAAGTTTAAACCGTCATTGCATGTACCGTTCCGTGATACCGGAGCAATTGCGCGTGTACGCGCGGTTAAACGCGCGGATATCGAAAAACATAGTAACCCGGACTACCGGATAAAAGTTTATCCTGACGCAGTTGTACCGTTTATATGGGTATCGCTGGTATTCAAGTATTTACGTGAAGCACTGGAGGCTGGGCGGGAATTTGTGCTTATCACACCCAACCCGAACCCTATGTATGCCCAGCTCGCGTATCTTATTAACCAGTACAAAGTTGACTGCAGGAAGTTGTATACATTTAATATGGATGAATACGCGGATGAAAATGGCCGTACAGCACCTGAGTCATGGCCGTTTGGGTTTATGTATGCGTTTAAAAAATATTTTTATGCTAACCTTAACTCCAAACTCCGCCCGCTGGAGAAACAGTGTTTTGGGCCGATGGATAAAAATATTAAGTTTTACGGTAAGATGATAGCGGACCACGGCGGTGCAGACCTCTGCCTCAGCGGGCCGGGATGGACAGGGCATCTTGCGTTCATTGACCCTGACTCCCCGGAGTATGATGGGAATAAGTATACGTTAGCGCAATGGAAAAAACTTGGGCCTAAGATTGTAACCCTCAGCCCGTTTACGATAGCACAAAATTCGTTGCATGGAAGTTTTGGTATGAGCGGCGATCTTTCAGCAGTACCGCCCCGTGCTGCAACCATAGGGCCAAATGAAGCTGTCAGTGCGAAACATAGAATCCAAACATTTTCTATCTCCGTACATAACACCCGTACTGCGTGGCAGCGTATGATTGCGCGGTTGGCAATGCACGGGCCGGTAACGCCGCTAGTGCCGGAATCTATCTGCCAAACATTACGTACTGACGTGTTGGTATCAGAAACTATTGCGGAAGATATTAAACCTGACTGGAATAAGGGGTATTGAGCTAACGTGAAGAAAAAAGGTGGAATGCTCCCGATAAAATATGTGTTATCCCCGACTTTGCCGGTAAATAAAAAGAAGGAGTTTATACGTTCTCTTTTCCTTCGGAAACCCGGCATCATTGACGCGCATACGCATATCGGGATATCGTTACGTAATTATGCACAGGGTGCATATCCCTACTGTATGAATTTTGAGGATTTAATCGTGCGGATGGATGTTTTAAACATTGCATATGCAATAGTTTTTGGGTTTGATTCCGCGTACTACGCTGCGCAGTGTAAACCAACTCCTAAGATAACACTTGACCGCCGGGTATCACGGTTCCCGTATGAAGTTGAGAACGTTAATTTATTGAGAGAAATATATGTTACGTTCCCGGAGTACGCCCATCGCGTAGTACCGTTTTTGTTATTCGACCCGGAACGCGAAGCTGAAAAACAAGTGGAGAATATTGAACGGTTAATGAAACAATACCCTGTGTTTGGATTGAAAACGATACCGTTTTATATACACTCATACATTCGCGGGTTGGAGAATAAAGGTAAGCCTATACTTAACCTGATGAAGAAATACGGTTTACCCGTAACTTTTCATTCTTCAGCTAGGAAAGAAGTTGATCCATGGTCATACGTCGGGGATATTCTTTCATTTGCGGAACGGAATCCTGAGATACGCGTTTGTATTGCGCATACCGCGCGGTTTGACCGCCACGCAATAGACCGCGCTGCTAAGTTATCCAATGTATGGATAGATTTATCTGCGTTTATCATACACTGCGAGCTTGCAGTAAACAAACATATGGCAGTTGCACGGGAATGTGATATTTTCAAGGCTGATTATCATAATCCTATTGATGTAATGAAAAAACTTGTGGAGTCATACTCCAACCTGTTTATCTGGGGGACGGATACTCCGTATTATTATTTTATTCAACAAAATTATACGGCACAGGGTAAAATCAGCGGGCTCGCTCTGCGTTGTGGGTACAACGAGGAAGTTGATTTGTTAAATTTGCTTGGGCTAAATTTGATAAAACAAATTTCTACAATAAATACAGTGAAGTACATTTTTGGGAAATAGAAAATAAATGGACATCATGAAATACACCCGTATATTAATCAGGGGTAGACTGTATCAATAAAAAACATTGTTTAATTATTATCAGTTGTATGTTACTAATTTTACCAGTAAGTTCTTTTGCGGGTTGGAAAGTTCAGCAATCTTATTTTAATATGATCCCCTATTTAGGAACTATGCACTTTATTGATAATAATACAGGTTTTATTGGTGGTATATTGGGAGCAATTTTACAAACATCGGACGGTGGTGATAGCTGGACAAGGATTAACATTCCATCAGATGTGGTTGTGACAGATTTGCAATTTCTAGACCAGAACATGGGATATATTACAGGAAACAAAACTTATCGAACTGATGACGGAGGAAATAGTTGGAAACTGGTAAGAAACGATGGGAATACTGTTGTTTACAAAACACTCTTTTTTGCCAATTCTTCACTTGGCTGGATTTGGGGAGAAAATGGGAATCAGAAGACATTTGACGGGGGGAAGACATGGGATAGCTATTTTCCTAATTTTCGTTCAATTTATGCTTTGAATGATCAAACTGGGTGGATGTTATTAAGTGGGGACTTGTATAAATATGAAAATTCCGGAATGTATTATTCTAAAATTTGTGAAAACCTTCATGCGGGTGGTATGTTTTTTGTTAACAGTTCCACAGGTTGGTTAACAGGGCAGTATGAGATATATAAAACGACTGACGGTGGATATTCTTGGGATGTGTATTCTACAACGAATAGCATGATTTATAATTATTTACAAAAGCCATATTTTATTAATCAATCAACAGGGTTTGCATTAATTTCAGTAGAAAACTTTAGCGCTATTGTGAAAACTACTGATAGCGGGATGTTTTGGCAATATTTGTATGTTAGTACAGCCCCAGATAACTTAATGCTTGATTATAAAATGAATGATTCAGGAATCGGATATACGCTTGGTCAACGTTTTTATGATAGTTTAACAATGCCAGTCCTTAAGAAGACAACAGATTATGGTTTGACCTGGGTTGAAAAAGATTTAGGGGGTAAAGCTTTTCCTTTTGATTCATGGTTTTTAAATAAAAGTACAGGTTTTGTTGTAGGGTGGTACGATCCGTTAATTGAAAAAAGTTATATCCAAAAAACCGTCAACGGCGGCAAAATATGGCAGAATGTCTTGATACCGGATACGACCAATATATTATTAAGTATCGGCTTTGCGGATAAAGAAAATGGAATGGCTACTGGATCAGGCGCAGATCTTTTTTATACATCTGATGGCGGCATTTCTTGGAACCGTAATCAATCCAATAATCTGACTTTTCAGGAAATATTTCCTGTCATTTCACAATACTATATTGCAGTCGGTGAGGAAATATGTAAATTGTCAGTCGATGGGACTATACTAAAGAATCATAATTTTGGATGTTTTTTTCATGATGTATATTTTATAAATGACAGCATTGGGTTTGCAGTAGGTAATAGTGGGAATATATATAAAACAAATGATAGTGGTACTTCATGGGTAAAATTAGAAAGTGGTTATACTAACGATTATTATTCAGTATTTTTCTTAACAGAATCAAAAGGCTGGGTGGGTTCAGAAGGGTTTGTTTTATATACAGATAATGGCGGTATATCGTGGACAAAATATACATCGAGTGATTTTGGGCAAGTACAAGATTTGTTTTTTATTAATGAATATGTTGGATGGGTAACTACTGAGAACAAAGTGTTGAGAAGTGTAAACGGCGGTAAATCATGGTGCAAACGAATTGGGGATTTTGAGCGTAGTTATTTTAAAACATCAATTAATTTTGTTGATAACAAAACGGGATGGATTTGTTGTGGAGGTGCGGTATTAAACACAACAGATGGCGACGGATATATGTTTGCAAAAGTTGATGGATATGTAAAAGATTGTTACGGAACTCCAATAAACAAAGCAAGTGTAATATTTGTAAACAACAGCACAAAAGCAGTATGCATCACTGATATTTTGGGATATTATAATGTCGACGATTTTCCAGTAGGTACATATGCTTTGCAAGCAACTGCTACGGGATATGAATCTGACCCACCGAAAGATATTTCCGTTCAAAGTTATTTTGTGAATCAGAATATAACCTTGTATCCAACTGCATTTAATAAGGTGGTATATAGTACTGGTGTGGTCGATGATACGATAGTAGTAATGTCAAAATCTTGTGAAATTAAGATAACTTTCCCGGTAAATTCATTTTCTGTTGATACTACAGTCAATGTATCTACTTTTAATCCACCAATATCATATTTACAGCCTAGTATAAAAGCATTAAATGTTGGCTTTGATATTCAAACAAGCAACAACCTGCAACCTCAAAAAGAAGTTACATTGGATATTAAATATAGTGATAGCGATGTACAACAACTTGATGAATCAAACGTTGCCATAGGTTCGTATGATGAAACCAATAGTACATGGAAAGTATTGCCGTCTACGGTGTATGTTAATGAAAATAAGGTTGTAGCGCAAACGACGCATTTAAGCAAGTTCGCACTTTTAGTACAAAAAGCTGCCTCACATTTGGGTAGCGTTTTAGCTTACCCAAATCCGTGTAAGTATAACCAAGGTGATTCTAAGATATACTTTTTGAATTTAACTAACAATATCGATATTACTCTATATAACATTTCTGGCGAAGTAGTTGATGTAATAATAGAAAATGATAATGATGGCAAAGCTGAGTGGGACTTAACAAACCATTCTCATGAAAAAGTGGCTAGTGGTATATATTTCTATGTTGTTTCAAATCAGCAAAATCAAAAAATTGCAGGTAAAATAGCAGTGATAAAATAAATTACTGAATTTTGTTGGTTATGTTATCATGGTATAATTGAAATATAAAATATAACCAATAATACGCTAAAGTACATTTTGGGAAGGACATTAACAAGTTTATGAAAATAATTGAAACTAAAATAGCAGAATCTGAACTTGCAGAAATTGCGAAA
Encoded here:
- a CDS encoding amidohydrolase family protein; translation: MKKKGGMLPIKYVLSPTLPVNKKKEFIRSLFLRKPGIIDAHTHIGISLRNYAQGAYPYCMNFEDLIVRMDVLNIAYAIVFGFDSAYYAAQCKPTPKITLDRRVSRFPYEVENVNLLREIYVTFPEYAHRVVPFLLFDPEREAEKQVENIERLMKQYPVFGLKTIPFYIHSYIRGLENKGKPILNLMKKYGLPVTFHSSARKEVDPWSYVGDILSFAERNPEIRVCIAHTARFDRHAIDRAAKLSNVWIDLSAFIIHCELAVNKHMAVARECDIFKADYHNPIDVMKKLVESYSNLFIWGTDTPYYYFIQQNYTAQGKISGLALRCGYNEEVDLLNLLGLNLIKQISTINTVKYIFGK
- a CDS encoding YCF48-related protein codes for the protein MLLILPVSSFAGWKVQQSYFNMIPYLGTMHFIDNNTGFIGGILGAILQTSDGGDSWTRINIPSDVVVTDLQFLDQNMGYITGNKTYRTDDGGNSWKLVRNDGNTVVYKTLFFANSSLGWIWGENGNQKTFDGGKTWDSYFPNFRSIYALNDQTGWMLLSGDLYKYENSGMYYSKICENLHAGGMFFVNSSTGWLTGQYEIYKTTDGGYSWDVYSTTNSMIYNYLQKPYFINQSTGFALISVENFSAIVKTTDSGMFWQYLYVSTAPDNLMLDYKMNDSGIGYTLGQRFYDSLTMPVLKKTTDYGLTWVEKDLGGKAFPFDSWFLNKSTGFVVGWYDPLIEKSYIQKTVNGGKIWQNVLIPDTTNILLSIGFADKENGMATGSGADLFYTSDGGISWNRNQSNNLTFQEIFPVISQYYIAVGEEICKLSVDGTILKNHNFGCFFHDVYFINDSIGFAVGNSGNIYKTNDSGTSWVKLESGYTNDYYSVFFLTESKGWVGSEGFVLYTDNGGISWTKYTSSDFGQVQDLFFINEYVGWVTTENKVLRSVNGGKSWCKRIGDFERSYFKTSINFVDNKTGWICCGGAVLNTTDGDGYMFAKVDGYVKDCYGTPINKASVIFVNNSTKAVCITDILGYYNVDDFPVGTYALQATATGYESDPPKDISVQSYFVNQNITLYPTAFNKVVYSTGVVDDTIVVMSKSCEIKITFPVNSFSVDTTVNVSTFNPPISYLQPSIKALNVGFDIQTSNNLQPQKEVTLDIKYSDSDVQQLDESNVAIGSYDETNSTWKVLPSTVYVNENKVVAQTTHLSKFALLVQKAASHLGSVLAYPNPCKYNQGDSKIYFLNLTNNIDITLYNISGEVVDVIIENDNDGKAEWDLTNHSHEKVASGIYFYVVSNQQNQKIAGKIAVIK
- a CDS encoding FGGY-family carbohydrate kinase; amino-acid sequence: MGKNIRKNVNTVLVLDIGTSAYKCGIVKVDGNKLIYSATEQFKISCPKEERCEVDFTRCWAYAARVLKKVVKEANRIEAKVEAVLLTSQAQTFAPVDKKFNPLSGGIVWLDSRAEDESVILNEKLPDFCLSAGFDSPKPVLYISKLMWLKRNYPQLFKKTMFFPHINEYIGYQLTRKFYTDYTNFGMSGIMDIRTKKFNRKVLKILGLKQPQVPLLYPACGKGFPVKQSVAQKLGLKSIPLVYYCGNDQSSSASGAGVTHVGDVSINFGTAMVVYTLTPQPLNEVGETQIIGVSPIDDKYFVISLESQFGSVIDKFKNTYFPELSYNDVYRMFYGKHPGLPHSDSSGDIIKIVGDTVVFDGMRTNPYIAGELLIHHFINRVKCHLREISHCVNISKLYVSGGATRSEVWINILRETLPYDIVVAAGQRDSALIGAAKIYSNTLVV
- a CDS encoding Gfo/Idh/MocA family oxidoreductase, with amino-acid sequence MKRKKVKFGIIGLGLMGREFASSVARWCHLQDTGPIPVVTGVCDRNPQAVEWFQHNVPTVEVVTDKYIDLLDTHKVDAIYCAVPHNLHEKIYIDVINAKKHLLGEKPFGIDKKANFNIINAVNANPGVVVRCSSEFPYFPGAKRLYEWAREKQYGQLIEVRSGFHHSSDMDIKKPINWKRMVEINGEYGCLGDLGLHTQHIPFRLGWIPKTVSADLQKVVNERPDVKGKMVPCKTWDNAVVTCKCVDEDNNKTFSLVLETKRMAPGATNTWFIEVYGTQGSAKFSTHDPRAFDFLETKGKEQGWTRIDLGSQSYIPSITGGIFEFGFSDAFQQMIAAFIQEFCDGGSTHPFKNVLPEETVLSHMVLTAAVESHTRGMRVEL